Sequence from the Piscinibacter sp. HJYY11 genome:
GTTCCACCGCGGCCTGCCCTTCAACGCGGCCGTTTCGCCGTCTCCCGACCATGGCCATCCAGATCGTTCCCCACAGCGCTGAGTGGCGCAATGCCGTCGAAGCCTTCAACGAGCGCATGCGAGCGGGCGGTTCCGGCTGGAGCTTCTACGTCGACCCGGTGCCCGACTGGATCCCGCCGCGCGACGGCCAGAACGTCTGGCGTGAGTACCACCTGGCGGTGGAAGACGGTGAAGCGGTGCGGGGCTGCTTTGCGCTGAAGCCGCAGGACTGGCTGATCAACGGCCAGGTCCAGGTCGTGACCGATTGGCAGGGCCCGTTTTCCGAAGGCGTGATCGACCCCCGGCACGGCATGCTGGGGCTGCGCATGATCCGCGACATGCTGAAGAAGCGCCCGCTGCTCTACAGCTGGGGCCATGGCGGCGACGACCAGCCGGTGGTGCAGATGCTGCGCAAGATGAACTGGCTGCTGCACCCCACGCCGTTCTGCCTGCTGGTGGCCAAGCCGTTCCGCTTCCTGCGTCTCAATGCCCTCCTGCGCCAGACCCCGGCCCGCCGTTTGCTCCTCGACCTCGGCGCCTGGACCGGCCTCGGCTGGCTGGGCCTGAAGCTCCTTCACCTGGGGCTGAAGCTGCGCGCCGGTGGCGGCGGCTTCAAGTCCAGGGCGATGGAAGTCCCCAACTTTGGCCCCTGGGCAGATGCGCTGTGGGAACGTTGCAAAGGCAGCTACAAGGCGATTGCAGTACGCGACGCGGCGTCGATGAACGCCCTGGCGCCCGAGGGGGCCTGGCCGCCGGTCACCCGGCTGAAGGTCGAGCGCGACGGCCAGGTCATCGGCTGGGCGCTCGTCATGGACACCCGCATGCAGGGCGAGCACCGTTTCGGCGACCTGCACGTCGGCTCCATCGTCGACACCCTGGCGCTGCCGTCCCAGGCTGGCGAGGTGGTGCACGCTGCGACCCGGCACCTGGTGGCCAAGGGGGTCGACATCGTGGTCTCCAACCAGGCCCATCCCGAGTGGGCCAAGGGCTTTGCCCAGAATGGCTACGCCGTGTTGCCCGACAAACGCCTCTTTGCGATGTCTCCCCAGCTCCAGGAAGCCCTGGCCCCTTTCACGGAAGTGTCAAAGGGCCTGCATCTGACAAATATGGACGGTCACGGGCCGATGGCCCTGTAGCGTCCCGGCTTCGCGGGATTGCTTTTGACTTGACTTCGTGCCGATACTTTCGGCTCAAATTTTGTTACCCGAGACGCTGTCATGGAAACCGCATCTGAACTCGCTGTCCGCCTGACCAAGGCCTCGCGCAAGAAGTTCTGGGACGTCTACAACTTCGTCGAATGGCCCGAGGCCTTGCAGGCCGACGTCTGGTACATGCCGCCCGAGCTGATCTCCATCTACGGCACGCCCGCGTGGGAATCCCTCACCGAAGAACAGCAGAAGCGCCTGAGCCTCTACGAACTCGGCAATTTCTTCAGCCTGGTCCTGCAGGGGGAGCGCCCGCTCGTGGCGGGCCTGGTCGACCGCCTCTACGCCAAGGGCAACACCACCTCCGTCAACGAGTACCTGCACCACTTCGTCGACGAAGAGAACAAGCACATGGTGATGTTCGGCGAGTTCTGCAACCGCTACGTCGGCAAGGTGTACCCCGAGAAGAAGATCGTGCTGCCGCGCGAGTACGCCAAGGGCGAGGAAGAGGTGGCCTTCTACTGCAAGGTGATGGTCGTCGAGGAGCTCGGCGACTTCTACAACCTCGCGATCGAGAAAGACGAGCGCTGCGACCCGCTGGTGCGCGAGATCAACAAGGTGCACCACATCGACGAAGCGCGCCACCTGGCCTTCGGCCGCGTGCAGCTGGCCGAGCTCTTCAACAAGTTCGCACCCGCCTGGTCGGCCGAGACGCTGGCCGGCTTCCGCCAGTGGCTGGGCGACTACCTGCGCGCCTCCTGGGGCGACTACTACAACCCGACGATGTACCGCGATGCCGGCCTGGCCGACTCCTACGAGCTGCGCCAGATGGCCATGAGCCACCCGGTGTGCGCCGAGTTCCGCCGCAAGGCCTCGTCGAAGGTCGTCAACTACTTCATCAAGAACGGCCTGCTGGCCGAAGAGCCGGCGTTCTGAACGCGGCCACGTCAACAGACCTCAAGCACATGCAAGAACAAGAAGTCAGGGCCAAGCTGCGCGACTGGATCGTCAAGCACTCCAAGGCCCAGGGCAAGGCGAACTTCAGCGACGACACCAAGATCCTCGAGGAGGGCATCCTGTCGTCGCTCGACATCGTCGAGTTCGTGCTCTTCATCGAAAGCCTGCGCGGCGAAGACATCGACACCGACGACATCGAGCCGGCCGTCTTCACCAGCATCAACACGCTGTACACGGCGTTCTTCACCCAGGTGGCCTGATGCCCCACGACGCACGCAGCCTCCGCAGCGGCTTCCTCCGGTCGGCTGACCAGCACGGCGACCGGCCGGCGCTGCAGCTCGACGGGGTGGTGCTGAGCTACGCCGAGCTGCGGGCGCGTGCGGCCTCGCTGGCGCAGACGCTGCAGAAGCATGCGCCGGCCGGCGAACCTGCGTTGACGGCCGTGTTCGCACACCGCTCGATCACGGCCTATGCGGGCGTGCTTGGCGGCCTCTTTCGCGGCCACGGCTATGTGCCGCTCAACCCCGGCTTCCCGACCGACCGCACCCGCGGCATGCTGATCCGCTCGGAATGCCAGAGCCTGATCGTCGACACGCATGGCGCGGCGCAGCTCGGCGAGGTGCTGCAAGGCGTGGAGCGCCCGCTGGTGCTGCTGCTGCCCGAGCATGACGACGTGAGCGCGCTCGCCGCGCTGTGGCCGCAGCACTGCTTCCTCGGCAAGGCCGACCTGGTCGATGGCAAAGGCTGGACCGAAGGGCCGGTCGACCCCAACGGCATCGCCTACCTGCTCTTCACCTCGGGCAGCACCGGCCAGCCCAAGGGCGTGATGGTGGCGCACCGCAACGCGGTGCCGTATGTCGATGCGATGGTCGAGCGCTACGGCGTCACCGAGCACGACCGCTTCTCGCAGACCTTCGACCTGACCTTCGACCTCTCGGTGCACGACATGTTCGTCTGCTGGGAGCGCGGTGCCTGCCTGTGCGCGCCGACGAACGGCCAGAAGATGTTCCCGGGCAAGTACATCACCGACTGCGGCATCACGATGTGGTTCTCGGTGCCGTCGACCGCGGTGCTCATGAATAAGCTCAAGATGCTCAAGCCCGGCAAGTACCCGGGCCTGCGCTTCAGCCTCTTCTGCGGCGAGGCGCTGCCGGTCGAGATCGTGCAGAAGTGGGCCGAGGCTGCGCCGCAATCGATCCTCGAGAACCTTTACGGCCCGACCGAGCTCACGATCGCCTGCACGCTCTATCGCTGGAACAACGAGACGTCTCCCGCGCAGGCCGAGATGGGCGTCGTGCCCATCGGCGAGCCGTATCCCGGCATGAAGGTGCTGGTGGCCGACGAGCAGCTGCGCGAAGTGGCCGAAGGCGTTGCCGGCGAGCTGCTGATGACGGGCCCGCAACTCACGCTCGGCTATTACAAGGACGCCGACCGCACGGCCGCCGCCTTCGTCGTGCCGCCAGGCCAGAGCGAGGTCTATTACCGCACCGGCGACCGCGTGCGCCGCCCGCAGCCGGGCCAGCCGCTCGTCTACTTCGGCCGCATCGACAACCAGATCAAGATCCAGGGCTACCGTGTGGAGCTCGGCGAGATCGAAGCCGTGATGCGGCAGGAGGCCGGTGTCGACGTGGCGATCGCCATCGGCTGGCCGGTGAACGCGAGCGGTGCCGATGGCGTCGTCGGCTTCCTTGGCGCAGACAGTGCCGACGTCGACGCCATCCGCGAGCGCGTGATCTCGCGCCTGCCGCCCTACATGCACCCGAGCGAGCTGCGGCTGGTCTCCGAATTCCCGCTCAACGCGAACGGCAAGGTCGACCGCAAGGCGCTGTTGGCTTCGCTCGCACAACCGGCCGCCGTCGCATGAACCCGATGAGCCCCCACGACATCGCCACGGTGCCCGGTGCGCTGTCACCGGTCTTCGTGCCGGCGCCGCCGCCGGCCGAGAGCAGCATCCTGCCGGTGCTCGGGGTGCCCGTGACCGACGTGACGATGGAGCATGCGCTCGGCCTCCTGCAGAACATGCTCTACGAGCAGCCGCGTCGCGCGCATTCGGTCTACTTCGTCAACGCGCACACCCTCAACAACGCCTGCGACAACCCCGGCTACCGCCACGTGCTGCAGTCGGCCGACCGTGTGTTCGGCGACGGCACCGGAGTGCGCTGGGCCTCGCGCATCCTGCATGGCGTGACGCTGAAGGACAACGTCAACGGCACCGACCTCGTGCCGCTGATGTTCTCGCGCTGGGCCAACCGAGGGCTGCGCTACTTCCTGCTGGGCAACACACCTGAGCGCATCGCCATTGCCGCGAAGCGCGCCCAGGAAATGTTCCCGGGCTGGACGCTCGCGGGTTATCACACCGGCTACCTCGGCCCGGACGACCACGCCAAGGTGATCGAGAAGATCAACGCCTCGGGCGCCGACCTGATGCTCGTCGGCATGGGCAACCCGAAGCAGGAGCAGTGGATCCACGACCACCTCGACCAGCTGACGGTACCGCTGTGCCTCGCGACCGGTGGCCTCTTCGACTACTGGGTGGGTGACCTGGTGCGTGCGCCCAAGTGGGTGCGCAAGCTGGGCTACGAGTGGCTGCATCTGCTGAGCCGCCAGCCGCACAAGGCGGGCCGTTACCTGATCGGCAACCCGAA
This genomic interval carries:
- a CDS encoding diiron oxygenase yields the protein METASELAVRLTKASRKKFWDVYNFVEWPEALQADVWYMPPELISIYGTPAWESLTEEQQKRLSLYELGNFFSLVLQGERPLVAGLVDRLYAKGNTTSVNEYLHHFVDEENKHMVMFGEFCNRYVGKVYPEKKIVLPREYAKGEEEVAFYCKVMVVEELGDFYNLAIEKDERCDPLVREINKVHHIDEARHLAFGRVQLAELFNKFAPAWSAETLAGFRQWLGDYLRASWGDYYNPTMYRDAGLADSYELRQMAMSHPVCAEFRRKASSKVVNYFIKNGLLAEEPAF
- a CDS encoding WecB/TagA/CpsF family glycosyltransferase; translation: MSPHDIATVPGALSPVFVPAPPPAESSILPVLGVPVTDVTMEHALGLLQNMLYEQPRRAHSVYFVNAHTLNNACDNPGYRHVLQSADRVFGDGTGVRWASRILHGVTLKDNVNGTDLVPLMFSRWANRGLRYFLLGNTPERIAIAAKRAQEMFPGWTLAGYHTGYLGPDDHAKVIEKINASGADLMLVGMGNPKQEQWIHDHLDQLTVPLCLATGGLFDYWVGDLVRAPKWVRKLGYEWLHLLSRQPHKAGRYLIGNPKFLGRIVRSWLFRHDKRHDRTRLP
- a CDS encoding amino acid adenylation domain-containing protein yields the protein MPHDARSLRSGFLRSADQHGDRPALQLDGVVLSYAELRARAASLAQTLQKHAPAGEPALTAVFAHRSITAYAGVLGGLFRGHGYVPLNPGFPTDRTRGMLIRSECQSLIVDTHGAAQLGEVLQGVERPLVLLLPEHDDVSALAALWPQHCFLGKADLVDGKGWTEGPVDPNGIAYLLFTSGSTGQPKGVMVAHRNAVPYVDAMVERYGVTEHDRFSQTFDLTFDLSVHDMFVCWERGACLCAPTNGQKMFPGKYITDCGITMWFSVPSTAVLMNKLKMLKPGKYPGLRFSLFCGEALPVEIVQKWAEAAPQSILENLYGPTELTIACTLYRWNNETSPAQAEMGVVPIGEPYPGMKVLVADEQLREVAEGVAGELLMTGPQLTLGYYKDADRTAAAFVVPPGQSEVYYRTGDRVRRPQPGQPLVYFGRIDNQIKIQGYRVELGEIEAVMRQEAGVDVAIAIGWPVNASGADGVVGFLGADSADVDAIRERVISRLPPYMHPSELRLVSEFPLNANGKVDRKALLASLAQPAAVA